Proteins from a genomic interval of Salinivibrio kushneri:
- the yihI gene encoding Der GTPase-activating protein YihI, whose amino-acid sequence MTRKKKTRRVGSEGPAQYVDKNQNEQDRIARMLKKQKKRKGKKAGSRHSEEDNKQVRRSGGKKDPRIGSKKPIPLGTDAEKPKQPKLTPEQELAKLEQDPQLNVLLDRIENGEKLGAGLQAYVDEKLDRIEVLMDKLGLLTDDNELNDDDDLLAKFEQQDD is encoded by the coding sequence ATGACGCGTAAAAAGAAAACGCGCCGCGTAGGATCGGAAGGCCCGGCGCAATACGTAGATAAAAACCAGAACGAGCAAGACCGCATTGCGCGAATGCTGAAAAAGCAGAAAAAGCGTAAGGGCAAGAAAGCCGGCTCGCGTCATTCAGAAGAAGACAACAAGCAAGTGCGTCGCAGCGGTGGTAAAAAAGACCCGCGCATTGGCAGTAAAAAGCCGATCCCATTGGGTACGGATGCAGAAAAACCGAAGCAACCCAAACTCACGCCAGAGCAAGAGCTTGCAAAGCTTGAGCAAGACCCACAACTGAACGTGTTGCTGGATCGCATCGAAAATGGTGAGAAGTTGGGCGCGGGCTTGCAAGCTTACGTGGATGAAAAGCTGGATCGGATTGAAGTGCTGATGGATAAACTGGGCCTGCTGACCGACGACAATGAGTTGAATGATGACGATGACCTGCTGGCTAAATTTGAGCAACAGGATGATTAA
- a CDS encoding DUF2489 domain-containing protein has product MQEWIWILAGLGALIILALSVYAGVLLAKLKRQTKWQAEMKEAAINQRNDKIIESVDVIAFAALQDQCDLSEAAIRLYMIMDHLQGDKRVEFDSRYPALFELYEAVKDTPRGEARKGLKKNERMRLDLDRAKHEARLEEAIKVELSDILAFTGGRHIPDHILTH; this is encoded by the coding sequence GTGCAGGAGTGGATCTGGATATTGGCAGGACTTGGGGCGCTGATTATTTTGGCGTTGTCGGTGTACGCAGGCGTATTGCTGGCGAAGCTAAAGCGACAAACCAAATGGCAAGCCGAGATGAAAGAGGCAGCGATCAACCAACGCAATGATAAAATCATTGAGAGCGTTGATGTGATTGCGTTTGCCGCACTGCAGGATCAATGCGATTTGTCGGAGGCCGCGATCCGTCTTTACATGATCATGGATCACCTACAAGGCGATAAGCGGGTTGAGTTTGATAGCCGCTATCCGGCCTTGTTTGAATTGTATGAGGCGGTAAAAGATACCCCTCGTGGTGAGGCAAGAAAGGGGCTGAAAAAGAATGAGCGCATGCGACTCGACTTAGACCGAGCCAAACATGAAGCGCGTCTAGAAGAGGCAATAAAAGTGGAGCTCTCAGACATTCTTGCCTTTACTGGGGGTCGCCACATCCCTGATCATATCCTGACACACTGA
- the hemN gene encoding oxygen-independent coproporphyrinogen III oxidase produces MSSPQIIWDQALINKYNYSGPRYTSYPTALEFHEAFAPAEFDMACSQYPERPLSLYVHIPFCHKLCYYCGCNKVVTRHQHKADEYLDALEHEIRQRAFLLGSRRVTQLHWGGGTPTFLTKAQISRLMHLLRQEFDFEDEAEISIEVDPREIPLDMLDHLRDEGFNRISIGVQDFDKKVQQLVNREQDEDFIHALVERARELGFRSTNLDLIYGLPSQSPEGFANTLEQVLTMRPGRLSVFNYAHLPNLFAAQRKIKEEDLPSPDAKLTMLQDTINTLTGAGYQFIGMDHFALPDDELAVAQREGRLHRNFQGYTTQGDCDLLGLGVSAISMIGDCYAQNQKEMKAYYQQVDAERHALFKGVMLEPDDRIRRDVIKALMCNFTLEKADIATRYQIDFDQYFAEDLALLQCFIDDDLVRVTDKTISVTKTGRMLIRNICMSFDVYLRDRARQQQFSRVI; encoded by the coding sequence ATGTCATCACCACAAATCATTTGGGATCAAGCCCTTATCAATAAGTACAACTATTCAGGGCCCCGTTATACGTCGTACCCGACGGCACTCGAATTTCATGAGGCGTTTGCGCCCGCGGAATTTGATATGGCGTGTAGCCAGTATCCTGAGCGCCCGTTGTCGTTGTATGTGCATATCCCGTTTTGCCACAAACTTTGCTATTACTGTGGCTGCAATAAAGTGGTGACACGGCACCAGCATAAGGCGGATGAGTATCTGGATGCGCTTGAGCACGAGATCCGTCAGCGTGCATTTTTACTTGGCTCACGTCGTGTGACGCAACTGCATTGGGGCGGAGGCACCCCGACGTTTCTCACTAAAGCGCAAATTTCTCGCTTAATGCACTTGCTACGCCAAGAGTTCGACTTTGAAGACGAGGCTGAAATCAGCATCGAGGTCGATCCGCGCGAAATTCCACTCGATATGCTCGATCATCTCCGCGATGAAGGCTTCAATCGTATCAGTATTGGGGTGCAGGACTTTGATAAAAAAGTGCAACAGCTGGTGAACCGAGAGCAAGATGAAGACTTTATTCACGCCTTGGTTGAACGTGCCCGCGAACTGGGCTTCCGCTCCACCAATCTCGATTTGATTTATGGCTTGCCCAGCCAATCGCCAGAGGGGTTTGCCAATACGCTTGAGCAAGTCCTTACCATGCGTCCGGGTCGACTCTCAGTGTTTAATTACGCGCATTTGCCCAACTTGTTCGCGGCGCAGCGCAAAATCAAAGAAGAGGATTTACCCTCACCGGACGCCAAGCTCACCATGTTGCAAGACACCATCAATACGTTGACGGGGGCTGGCTATCAGTTTATCGGCATGGATCATTTTGCTCTGCCTGATGATGAGCTGGCGGTGGCGCAGCGTGAAGGGCGTTTACATCGCAACTTCCAAGGCTATACCACCCAAGGTGACTGTGATCTGCTCGGGCTCGGGGTGTCGGCGATTTCGATGATTGGTGATTGTTACGCGCAGAATCAAAAAGAGATGAAAGCGTATTATCAGCAAGTGGATGCCGAGCGCCATGCCCTATTCAAAGGCGTGATGCTTGAGCCGGATGACCGCATTCGTCGTGATGTGATTAAAGCGCTGATGTGTAATTTCACCCTAGAGAAAGCGGACATTGCGACACGTTACCAGATAGATTTTGATCAGTATTTTGCTGAGGATCTGGCGTTACTGCAGTGCTTTATCGATGATGACTTGGTCCGGGTGACTGATAAAACGATTTCAGTGACCAAAACGGGCCGTATGCTGATCCGCAATATCTGTATGAGCTTTGATGTTTATTTGCGAGATAGAGCGCGTCAGCAACAGTTTTCGCGAGTGATTTAA